A section of the Mangifera indica cultivar Alphonso chromosome 12, CATAS_Mindica_2.1, whole genome shotgun sequence genome encodes:
- the LOC123192783 gene encoding uncharacterized protein LOC123192783 — protein sequence MEGWQYGIMSKNSEGGGRRSMRNEDFEEDVWSFVKGSEEDSTFETNSNKYSSGSSSSSAWRFTTAPRMIPRSNNMPNTAHEANKVVQQSSAPMNIPDWSKIYGKNANLGSSRNGSWDHNSISYNDGGNDVDNEDSDNEDMVPPHEWLARKLARNKISSFSVFEGIGRTLKGRDLSKVRNAILTKTGFLE from the coding sequence ATGGAAGGTTGGCAATATGGTATTATGAGCAAGAACAGTGAAGGTGGAGGTAGAAGATCAATGAgaaatgaagattttgaagaagatgTGTGGTCTTTTGTGAAAGGAAGTGAAGAAGATTCAACTTTTGAAACTAACTCTAATAAGTACTCTTctggttcttcttcttcttctgcatgGCGTTTCACCACTGCTCCAAGAATGATTCCAAGGTCTAATAATATGCCAAATACAGCCCATGAAGCCAACAAGGTGGTTCAACAATCATCAGCTCCTATGAACATCCCTGATTGGTCGAAGATTTATGGGAAAAATGCAAACTTGGGCTCATCAAGAAATGGCTCATGGGATCATAATAGTATTAGTTACAACGATGGTGGTAATGATGTTGATAATGAAGATTCTGATAATGAGGATATGGTACCTCCACATGAATGGTTAGCTAGGAAGCTTGCTAGGAacaaaatttcttctttctcaGTATTTGAAGGGATTGGAAGGACACTGAAAGGTAGAGATCTTAGCAAAGTGAGAAATGCTATTTTGACCAAAACTGGTTTCTTAGAGTAA
- the LOC123192450 gene encoding uncharacterized protein LOC123192450 isoform X4, with protein MFFTNRGNDAWRLLQLQDHFKSYLEFQPNLRPISPLLLPHRMQNFLRASFEFDVALGKRNLARWEINTCHATGHLARDLAFVHICKPVSFEIQLCLQTG; from the exons ATGTTTTTCACTAACAG AGGAAATGATGCATGGAGACTTCTTCAGCTG CAGGACCATTTCAAGAGCTACCTGGAATTTCAGCCAAACCTAAGACCTATTTCTCCACTGCTATTGCCACACAGGATGCAGAATTTTCTCCGTGCTtcttttgaatttgatgttGCCCTTGGCAAG AGAAATTTGGCGAGATGGGAAATAAATACTTGTCATGCTACCGGACATTTGGCAAGAGATTTGGCTTTTGTACATATTTGTAAACCAGTAAGTTTTGAAATCCAACTTTGCTTACAGACTGGCTAG
- the LOC123192450 gene encoding uncharacterized protein LOC123192450 isoform X2 — MFFTNSPGNLNEDQKKFFTGYALCMFLLFKQDHFKSYLEFQPNLRPISPLLLPHRMQNFLRASFEFDVALGKRNLARWEINTCHATGHLARDLAFVHICKPVSFEIQLCLQTG, encoded by the exons ATGTTTTTCACTAACAG TCCAGGTAATCTTAATGAAGACCAGAAGAAATTTTTTACCGGCTATGCCTTGTGTATGTTCTTATTATTCAAGCAGGACCATTTCAAGAGCTACCTGGAATTTCAGCCAAACCTAAGACCTATTTCTCCACTGCTATTGCCACACAGGATGCAGAATTTTCTCCGTGCTtcttttgaatttgatgttGCCCTTGGCAAG AGAAATTTGGCGAGATGGGAAATAAATACTTGTCATGCTACCGGACATTTGGCAAGAGATTTGGCTTTTGTACATATTTGTAAACCAGTAAGTTTTGAAATCCAACTTTGCTTACAGACTGGCTAG
- the LOC123192450 gene encoding uncharacterized protein LOC123192450 isoform X5: MFFTNRGNDAWRLLQLDHFKSYLEFQPNLRPISPLLLPHRMQNFLRASFEFDVALGKRNLARWEINTCHATGHLARDLAFVHICKPVSFEIQLCLQTG; the protein is encoded by the exons ATGTTTTTCACTAACAG AGGAAATGATGCATGGAGACTTCTTCAGCTG GACCATTTCAAGAGCTACCTGGAATTTCAGCCAAACCTAAGACCTATTTCTCCACTGCTATTGCCACACAGGATGCAGAATTTTCTCCGTGCTtcttttgaatttgatgttGCCCTTGGCAAG AGAAATTTGGCGAGATGGGAAATAAATACTTGTCATGCTACCGGACATTTGGCAAGAGATTTGGCTTTTGTACATATTTGTAAACCAGTAAGTTTTGAAATCCAACTTTGCTTACAGACTGGCTAG
- the LOC123192450 gene encoding uncharacterized protein LOC123192450 isoform X6, which yields MLILGNDAWRLLQLQDHFKSYLEFQPNLRPISPLLLPHRMQNFLRASFEFDVALGKRNLARWEINTCHATGHLARDLAFVHICKPVSFEIQLCLQTG from the exons ATGCTAATCTT AGGAAATGATGCATGGAGACTTCTTCAGCTG CAGGACCATTTCAAGAGCTACCTGGAATTTCAGCCAAACCTAAGACCTATTTCTCCACTGCTATTGCCACACAGGATGCAGAATTTTCTCCGTGCTtcttttgaatttgatgttGCCCTTGGCAAG AGAAATTTGGCGAGATGGGAAATAAATACTTGTCATGCTACCGGACATTTGGCAAGAGATTTGGCTTTTGTACATATTTGTAAACCAGTAAGTTTTGAAATCCAACTTTGCTTACAGACTGGCTAG
- the LOC123192450 gene encoding uncharacterized protein LOC123192450 isoform X8, producing MLILGNDAWRLLQLDHFKSYLEFQPNLRPISPLLLPHRMQNFLRASFEFDVALGKRNLARWEINTCHATGHLARDLAFVHICKPVSFEIQLCLQTG from the exons ATGCTAATCTT AGGAAATGATGCATGGAGACTTCTTCAGCTG GACCATTTCAAGAGCTACCTGGAATTTCAGCCAAACCTAAGACCTATTTCTCCACTGCTATTGCCACACAGGATGCAGAATTTTCTCCGTGCTtcttttgaatttgatgttGCCCTTGGCAAG AGAAATTTGGCGAGATGGGAAATAAATACTTGTCATGCTACCGGACATTTGGCAAGAGATTTGGCTTTTGTACATATTTGTAAACCAGTAAGTTTTGAAATCCAACTTTGCTTACAGACTGGCTAG
- the LOC123192450 gene encoding uncharacterized protein LOC123192450 isoform X3, whose amino-acid sequence MTFGGLWNRGNDAWRLLQLDHFKSYLEFQPNLRPISPLLLPHRMQNFLRASFEFDVALGKRNLARWEINTCHATGHLARDLAFVHICKPVSFEIQLCLQTG is encoded by the exons ATGACTTTTGGTGGCCTGTGGAATAG AGGAAATGATGCATGGAGACTTCTTCAGCTG GACCATTTCAAGAGCTACCTGGAATTTCAGCCAAACCTAAGACCTATTTCTCCACTGCTATTGCCACACAGGATGCAGAATTTTCTCCGTGCTtcttttgaatttgatgttGCCCTTGGCAAG AGAAATTTGGCGAGATGGGAAATAAATACTTGTCATGCTACCGGACATTTGGCAAGAGATTTGGCTTTTGTACATATTTGTAAACCAGTAAGTTTTGAAATCCAACTTTGCTTACAGACTGGCTAG
- the LOC123192450 gene encoding probable beta-1,3-galactosyltransferase 2 isoform X7 yields the protein MTFGGLWNRGNDAWRLLQLDHFKSYLEFQPNLRPISPLLLPHRMQNFLRASFEFDVALGKQHSGTTLAHHHIKPRLYNGCIKSGLVLARKEIWRDGK from the exons ATGACTTTTGGTGGCCTGTGGAATAG AGGAAATGATGCATGGAGACTTCTTCAGCTG GACCATTTCAAGAGCTACCTGGAATTTCAGCCAAACCTAAGACCTATTTCTCCACTGCTATTGCCACACAGGATGCAGAATTTTCTCCGTGCTtcttttgaatttgatgttGCCCTTGGCAAG CAACATTCAGGAACAACCTTAGCTCATCATCATATAAAACCTCGTCTTTATAATGGTTGCATCAAGTCTGGTCTTGTCCTTGCtagaaa AGAAATTTGGCGAGATGGGAAATAA
- the LOC123192450 gene encoding uncharacterized protein LOC123192450 isoform X1 gives METSSAGDFLSCSFNAINCVYIYSPGNLNEDQKKFFTGYALCMFLLFKQDHFKSYLEFQPNLRPISPLLLPHRMQNFLRASFEFDVALGKQHSGTTLAHHHIKPRLYNGCIKSGLVLARKEIWRDGK, from the exons ATGGAGACTTCTTCAGCTGGTGATTTTCTCTCTTGTTCCTTTAATGCTATTAACTGTGTCTACATTTACAGTCCAGGTAATCTTAATGAAGACCAGAAGAAATTTTTTACCGGCTATGCCTTGTGTATGTTCTTATTATTCAAGCAGGACCATTTCAAGAGCTACCTGGAATTTCAGCCAAACCTAAGACCTATTTCTCCACTGCTATTGCCACACAGGATGCAGAATTTTCTCCGTGCTtcttttgaatttgatgttGCCCTTGGCAAG CAACATTCAGGAACAACCTTAGCTCATCATCATATAAAACCTCGTCTTTATAATGGTTGCATCAAGTCTGGTCTTGTCCTTGCtagaaa AGAAATTTGGCGAGATGGGAAATAA
- the LOC123192932 gene encoding autophagy-related protein 8C-like isoform X1: MFRCLKFAGPAMAKSLFKLEHPVERRLAESARIREKYPDRIPVIVEKAERSDVPDIDKKKYLVPADLSVGQFVYVVRKIIKLSAEKAIFVFVNNTLPPTAALMSAIYEENKDEDGFLYMTYSGENTFGCSD; the protein is encoded by the exons ATGTTTAGATGTCTTAAATTCGCAGGACCAGCCATGGCCAAAAGTTTGTTCAAGCTTGAGCATCCCGTGG AGAGGAGATTAGCTGAATCTGCTCGCATAAGGGAGAAGTATCCTGATAGGATTCCT GTGATTGTGGAGAAGGCGGAAAGGAGTGATGTTCCTGATATTGATAAGAAAAA ATACCTTGTCCCAGCTGATTTGTCTGTTGGACAATTTGTTTATGTTGTTCGGAAAATTATCAAGCTCAGTGCAGAAAAGGCTATATTTGTCTTTGTGAACAACACACTTCCTCCTACTG CTGCTTTGATGTCTGCAATTTATGAGGAGAACAAGGATGAAGATGGCTttctttacatgacatacagtGGAGAAAACACCTTTGGTTGCTCTGACTAA
- the LOC123192932 gene encoding autophagy-related protein 8C-like isoform X2 — MAKSLFKLEHPVERRLAESARIREKYPDRIPVIVEKAERSDVPDIDKKKYLVPADLSVGQFVYVVRKIIKLSAEKAIFVFVNNTLPPTAALMSAIYEENKDEDGFLYMTYSGENTFGCSD; from the exons ATGGCCAAAAGTTTGTTCAAGCTTGAGCATCCCGTGG AGAGGAGATTAGCTGAATCTGCTCGCATAAGGGAGAAGTATCCTGATAGGATTCCT GTGATTGTGGAGAAGGCGGAAAGGAGTGATGTTCCTGATATTGATAAGAAAAA ATACCTTGTCCCAGCTGATTTGTCTGTTGGACAATTTGTTTATGTTGTTCGGAAAATTATCAAGCTCAGTGCAGAAAAGGCTATATTTGTCTTTGTGAACAACACACTTCCTCCTACTG CTGCTTTGATGTCTGCAATTTATGAGGAGAACAAGGATGAAGATGGCTttctttacatgacatacagtGGAGAAAACACCTTTGGTTGCTCTGACTAA
- the LOC123192931 gene encoding ankyrin repeat domain-containing protein 13C-like isoform X1 → MAKCTTASSTTTPFTALKPEDYSHSPVHYAVVLGDHITLARIISTLPKLPDPSKIHTESDSLSQERVADQISSVLDRRDVPFRETPLHLAVRLNDAFAVRSLAAAGADVSLQNAAGWNPLQEAVCRRSSDISLILLKLHHRSAWSKWRRRLPRAISVLRRMRDFYMEISFHFESSVIPFVGKIAPSDTYKIWKRDGNLRADTSLAGFDGLKIQRADQSFLFLGDGDQTHNVPPGSLLVLNRDDRKILDAFENAGGPMSESEIAGFCAQTTVYRPGMDVTKAELVGRTNWRRQEKTESVGEWKAKVYELQNVVFSFRSRKVPENDVAGSEQVLPLELDEDDDGFFVAENPSLNFNVERRRHSSFVREERDWVTVGRKSVDIIPSSAMSSRPIMTEPRKSTSAAVTLAPSPPTKEKEFVRSLRPSVWLTEQFPLKTEELLPLLDILANKVKAVRRLRELLTTKLPPGTFPVKVAIPVVPTVKVVVTFTKFVELQSTEQFFTPLSSPSYFPRGSSEDDKKSSSSSWLRRNGSQSANKQRQSSLSSSSSSATTMAPHWGTDPFAIPSGYTWTSIDDDKSSNKMKRSKSTRKSK, encoded by the exons ATGGCCAAATGCACAACAGCCTCGTCCACTACGACGCCGTTTACGGCTCTTAAGCCTGAAGATTACTCCCATAGTCCTGTTCACTACGCCGTCGTTTTGGGTGATCACATTACTCTTGCCCGGATAATCTCCACCCTCCCTAAACTCCCCGATCCTTCTAAAATTCACACCGAATCTGACTCTCTGAGTCAAGAACGAGTGGCTGACCAAATATCCTCTGTTCTCGACCGCCGCGACGTTCCCTTCCGGGAAACTCCGCTCCATCTAGCCGTTAGACTAAATGACGCATTCGCTGTACGTTCTCTTGCTGCAGCCGGTGCTGACGTGTCTCTCCAGAATGCTGCCGGTTGGAACCCTCTACAAGAGGCTGTTTGTCGTCGTAGTTCTGACATTTCGTTGATTTTACTCAAGCTGCACCACCGCTCCGCCTGGTCCAAGTGGCGCCGACGCTTGCCACGTGCCATTTCTGTCCTACGCAGAATGCGTGATTTCTATATGGAAATCTCCTTCCACTTCGAAAGCTCCGTCATTCCGTTCGTAGGGAAAATCGCTCCGTCTGACACGTACAAGATCTGGAAACGCGATGGTAATCTCCGGGCTGACACGTCACTCGCTGGCTTCGACGGCTTGAAAATACAACGCGCCGATCAAAGCTTTCTGTTCCTTGGAGACGGTGACCAAACTCACAACGTTCCTCCTGGTTCCTTGCTCGTTCTCAACCGCGACGACCGCAAAATTTTAGACGCTTTTGAAAACGCCGGAGGACCTATGTCCGAGTCCGAAATTGCCGGATTTTGCGCACAAACTACCGTGTATCGGCCCGGAATGGACGTCACTAAGGCCGAACTTGTCGGCCGGACCAATTGGAGACGACAAGAGAAGACAGAGTCTGTTGGTGAATGGAAAGCCAAAGTATATGAACTGCAGAACGTCGTTTTCAGTTTTAGGTCACGTAAAGTTCCCGAAAACGACGTCGCTGGCAGCGAACAAGTACTACCACTCGAACTTGACGAAGACGACGACGGTTTTTTCGTTGCCGAGAATCCAAGTCTCAATTTCAACGTTGAGAGACGAAGACATAGTAGTTTTGTGAGGGAGGAGAGAGATTGGGTGACGGTTGGGAGAAAGAGCGTTGACATCATTCCTTCTTCTGCGATGTCTTCGCGACCGATAATGACCGAGCCGAGGAAGTCGACTTCGGCTGCGGTTACGTTGGCCCCTTCGCCGCCGACGAAGGAAAAAGAGTTTGTGAGAAGTTTACGGCCGTCAGTTTGGTTAACGGAACAGTTTCCGTTAAAGACGGAGGAGTTGCTTCCGTTACTTGATATTTTAGCTAATAAAGTTAAAGCTGTGCGAAGATTGAGAGAATTGTTGACGACAAAGCTCCCGCCGGGAACATTCCCCGTTAAG GTGGCGATCCCGGTGGTCCCGACGGTGAAGGTAGTGGTGACATTCACTAAATTCGTCGAGCTACAATCAACAGAACAATTCTTCACTCCGCTCTCAAGCCCTAGCTATTTCCCTAGAGGCTCATCCGAGGATGATaaaaaatcatcttcatcttcatggcTAAGGAGGAATGGCAGCCAATCGGCGAACAAGCAGCGGCAGAGTTCATTGTCGTCGTCGTCATCATCAGCAACAACAATGGCACCACACTGGGGGACAGACCCTTTTGCCATACCAAGTGGGTATACATGGACGAGCATTGATGATGATAAGTCCAGCAACAAAATGAAAAGGTCGAAATCTACCAGGAAGTCCAAGTAA
- the LOC123192931 gene encoding ankyrin repeat domain-containing protein 13C-like isoform X2 has translation MAKCTTASSTTTPFTALKPEDYSHSPVHYAVVLGDHITLARIISTLPKLPDPSKIHTESDSLSQERVADQISSVLDRRDVPFRETPLHLAVRLNDAFAVRSLAAAGADVSLQNAAGWNPLQEAVCRRSSDISLILLKLHHRSAWSKWRRRLPRAISVLRRMRDFYMEISFHFESSVIPFVGKIAPSDTYKIWKRDGNLRADTSLAGFDGLKIQRADQSFLFLGDGDQTHNVPPGSLLVLNRDDRKILDAFENAGGPMSESEIAGFCAQTTVYRPGMDVTKAELVGRTNWRRQEKTESVGEWKAKVYELQNVVFSFRSRKVPENDVAGSEQVLPLELDEDDDGFFVAENPSLNFNVERRRHSSFVREERDWVTVGRKSVDIIPSSAMSSRPIMTEPRKSTSAAVTLAPSPPTKEKEFVRSLRPSVWLTEQFPLKTEELLPLLDILANKVKAVRRLRELLTTKLPPGTFPVKRRSFWWGQLLFCDATWKSMDGVMGVWDRDDPRFLFFWLWMSGFRSSWKFTQIKLNL, from the exons ATGGCCAAATGCACAACAGCCTCGTCCACTACGACGCCGTTTACGGCTCTTAAGCCTGAAGATTACTCCCATAGTCCTGTTCACTACGCCGTCGTTTTGGGTGATCACATTACTCTTGCCCGGATAATCTCCACCCTCCCTAAACTCCCCGATCCTTCTAAAATTCACACCGAATCTGACTCTCTGAGTCAAGAACGAGTGGCTGACCAAATATCCTCTGTTCTCGACCGCCGCGACGTTCCCTTCCGGGAAACTCCGCTCCATCTAGCCGTTAGACTAAATGACGCATTCGCTGTACGTTCTCTTGCTGCAGCCGGTGCTGACGTGTCTCTCCAGAATGCTGCCGGTTGGAACCCTCTACAAGAGGCTGTTTGTCGTCGTAGTTCTGACATTTCGTTGATTTTACTCAAGCTGCACCACCGCTCCGCCTGGTCCAAGTGGCGCCGACGCTTGCCACGTGCCATTTCTGTCCTACGCAGAATGCGTGATTTCTATATGGAAATCTCCTTCCACTTCGAAAGCTCCGTCATTCCGTTCGTAGGGAAAATCGCTCCGTCTGACACGTACAAGATCTGGAAACGCGATGGTAATCTCCGGGCTGACACGTCACTCGCTGGCTTCGACGGCTTGAAAATACAACGCGCCGATCAAAGCTTTCTGTTCCTTGGAGACGGTGACCAAACTCACAACGTTCCTCCTGGTTCCTTGCTCGTTCTCAACCGCGACGACCGCAAAATTTTAGACGCTTTTGAAAACGCCGGAGGACCTATGTCCGAGTCCGAAATTGCCGGATTTTGCGCACAAACTACCGTGTATCGGCCCGGAATGGACGTCACTAAGGCCGAACTTGTCGGCCGGACCAATTGGAGACGACAAGAGAAGACAGAGTCTGTTGGTGAATGGAAAGCCAAAGTATATGAACTGCAGAACGTCGTTTTCAGTTTTAGGTCACGTAAAGTTCCCGAAAACGACGTCGCTGGCAGCGAACAAGTACTACCACTCGAACTTGACGAAGACGACGACGGTTTTTTCGTTGCCGAGAATCCAAGTCTCAATTTCAACGTTGAGAGACGAAGACATAGTAGTTTTGTGAGGGAGGAGAGAGATTGGGTGACGGTTGGGAGAAAGAGCGTTGACATCATTCCTTCTTCTGCGATGTCTTCGCGACCGATAATGACCGAGCCGAGGAAGTCGACTTCGGCTGCGGTTACGTTGGCCCCTTCGCCGCCGACGAAGGAAAAAGAGTTTGTGAGAAGTTTACGGCCGTCAGTTTGGTTAACGGAACAGTTTCCGTTAAAGACGGAGGAGTTGCTTCCGTTACTTGATATTTTAGCTAATAAAGTTAAAGCTGTGCGAAGATTGAGAGAATTGTTGACGACAAAGCTCCCGCCGGGAACATTCCCCGTTAAG AGGAGAAGCTTTTGGTGGGGTCAACTGTTGTTTTGTGATGCGACGTGGAAGTCTATGGACGGTGTCATGGGTGTGTGGGACCGAGATGATCCgagatttcttttcttttggctTTGGATGAGCGGGTTTAGGTCAAGTTGGAAGTtcactcaaatcaaactgaatctTTAG
- the LOC123193215 gene encoding arogenate dehydratase/prephenate dehydratase 1, chloroplastic-like isoform X2, with the protein MALKANPIWGYAKTPHFHVGLPDLGPRPCGFALDFRGLNKWECSCVGVLAQTPQRAITPVEDEKPSHDMESSGAIQRPFDMESTGFHKDMNLLPKPLSSTELSSSSCDGSKVRVAYQGIPGAYSESAARKAYPKCETVPCEQFEAAFKAVELWLVEKAVLPIENSVGGSINRNYDLLLRHRLHIVGEVQLVVNHCLLGLPGVRKEELKRVLSHPQALAQCEMTLSMLGIARVNADDTAGAAQLVSASGERDTGAVASAEAAKIYGLDILAEKIQDDDDNITRFLILAREPIIAGTDRPYKTSIVFTLEEGPGMLFKALAVFALRDINLTKIESRPQRKRPLRVVDDSNKGSAKYFDYLFYIDFEASMAEGRAQHALGHLQEFAGFLRVLGCYPMDTIS; encoded by the exons ATGGCTTTGAAGGCCAATCCCATCTGGGGTTATGCTAAAACTCCACATTTTCATGTGGGTTTGCCAGATTTGGGGCCTAGGCCTTGTGGGTTTGCTTTGGATTTCAGGGGTTTAAACAAATGGGAATGTTCTTGTGTTGGTGTTTTAGCTCAAACTCCACAGAGAGCTATCACTCCTGTTGAGGATGAGAAGCCTAGTCATGATATGGAGTCGTCTGGGGCTATTCAGCGCCCTTTTGACATGGAGTCAACTGGTTTTCATAAGGATATGAATCTTCTTCCTA AACCCTTGTCTTCAACTGaactttcttcatcttcttgtgATGGCTCAAAAGTGCGGGTTGCTTATCAg GGTATACCTGGTGCATATAGTGAGTCTGCCGCACGGAAAGCATACCCAAAATGTGAGACTGTCCCATGTGAGCAGTTTGAAGCTGCATTCAAG GCTGTTGAATTGTGGTTAGTGGAGAAAGCTGTTCTTCCCATCGAAAATTCTGTTGGTGGTAGCATCAACCGCAATTATGACTTGCTACTTCGGCATAGGTTGCATATAGTAGGGGAGGTACAGCTGGTAGTAAACCATTGTCTTCTCGGATTGCCTGGTGTAAGAAAGGAGGAGCTCAAACGTGTCTTGAGCCATCCACAG GCACTTGCTCAATGTGAGATGACACTAAGCATGTTAGGTATTGCGAGAGTAAATGCCGATGATACTGCAGGTGCTGCTCAG CTTGTATCTGCAAGTGGTGAAAGAGACACTGGAGCAGTTGCAAGTGCTGAAGCTGCTAAAATCTATGGTCTTGACATTCTTGCTGAAAAGATCCAG gatgatgatgataatattaCTCGTTTTCTGATACTAGCTAGAGAGCCTATAATTGCAGGAACTGACAGGCCCTACAAG ACGAGTATTGTTTTCACCCTAGAAGAAGGCCCTGGCATGCTGTTCAAAGCCTTGGCAGTGTTTGCTTTGAGGGACATTAATTTAACTAAG ATAGAGAGCCGCCCACAGAGAAAACGTCCCTTAAGGGTTGTTGACGATTCTAACAAGGGGAGTGCAAA GTATTTTGACTACCTTTTCTACATTGACTTTGAAGCATCTATGGCTGAAGGGCGAGCCCAACATGCTTTGGGACATTTGCAG GAATTTGCTGGATTTCTTCGGGTTCTTGGTTGCTATCCAATGGATACAATTTCATAG
- the LOC123193215 gene encoding arogenate dehydratase/prephenate dehydratase 1, chloroplastic-like isoform X1 yields MALKANPIWGYAKTPHFHVGLPDLGPRPCGFALDFRGLNKWECSCVGVLAQTPQRAITPVEDEKPSHDMESSGAIQRPFDMESTGFHKDMNLLPIAEPLSSTELSSSSCDGSKVRVAYQGIPGAYSESAARKAYPKCETVPCEQFEAAFKAVELWLVEKAVLPIENSVGGSINRNYDLLLRHRLHIVGEVQLVVNHCLLGLPGVRKEELKRVLSHPQALAQCEMTLSMLGIARVNADDTAGAAQLVSASGERDTGAVASAEAAKIYGLDILAEKIQDDDDNITRFLILAREPIIAGTDRPYKTSIVFTLEEGPGMLFKALAVFALRDINLTKIESRPQRKRPLRVVDDSNKGSAKYFDYLFYIDFEASMAEGRAQHALGHLQEFAGFLRVLGCYPMDTIS; encoded by the exons ATGGCTTTGAAGGCCAATCCCATCTGGGGTTATGCTAAAACTCCACATTTTCATGTGGGTTTGCCAGATTTGGGGCCTAGGCCTTGTGGGTTTGCTTTGGATTTCAGGGGTTTAAACAAATGGGAATGTTCTTGTGTTGGTGTTTTAGCTCAAACTCCACAGAGAGCTATCACTCCTGTTGAGGATGAGAAGCCTAGTCATGATATGGAGTCGTCTGGGGCTATTCAGCGCCCTTTTGACATGGAGTCAACTGGTTTTCATAAGGATATGAATCTTCTTCCTA TTGCAGAACCCTTGTCTTCAACTGaactttcttcatcttcttgtgATGGCTCAAAAGTGCGGGTTGCTTATCAg GGTATACCTGGTGCATATAGTGAGTCTGCCGCACGGAAAGCATACCCAAAATGTGAGACTGTCCCATGTGAGCAGTTTGAAGCTGCATTCAAG GCTGTTGAATTGTGGTTAGTGGAGAAAGCTGTTCTTCCCATCGAAAATTCTGTTGGTGGTAGCATCAACCGCAATTATGACTTGCTACTTCGGCATAGGTTGCATATAGTAGGGGAGGTACAGCTGGTAGTAAACCATTGTCTTCTCGGATTGCCTGGTGTAAGAAAGGAGGAGCTCAAACGTGTCTTGAGCCATCCACAG GCACTTGCTCAATGTGAGATGACACTAAGCATGTTAGGTATTGCGAGAGTAAATGCCGATGATACTGCAGGTGCTGCTCAG CTTGTATCTGCAAGTGGTGAAAGAGACACTGGAGCAGTTGCAAGTGCTGAAGCTGCTAAAATCTATGGTCTTGACATTCTTGCTGAAAAGATCCAG gatgatgatgataatattaCTCGTTTTCTGATACTAGCTAGAGAGCCTATAATTGCAGGAACTGACAGGCCCTACAAG ACGAGTATTGTTTTCACCCTAGAAGAAGGCCCTGGCATGCTGTTCAAAGCCTTGGCAGTGTTTGCTTTGAGGGACATTAATTTAACTAAG ATAGAGAGCCGCCCACAGAGAAAACGTCCCTTAAGGGTTGTTGACGATTCTAACAAGGGGAGTGCAAA GTATTTTGACTACCTTTTCTACATTGACTTTGAAGCATCTATGGCTGAAGGGCGAGCCCAACATGCTTTGGGACATTTGCAG GAATTTGCTGGATTTCTTCGGGTTCTTGGTTGCTATCCAATGGATACAATTTCATAG